The proteins below are encoded in one region of Enhydrobacter sp.:
- a CDS encoding tetratricopeptide repeat protein — protein sequence MSASGAKGTVRRGWAGRIAVLPVLGVLTAGALVAAAGPVPDSVIFIDRGKTYNDRGQWEAAIHELDRAVKLDPFSYNAYLNRGNSYRGKGDAEHAIQDYDEAIKLNPLGALAYLHRGKVYNDKGEYERAIQDFDSAIRLDVTDANAFLNRGNSYRALGDDERALQDYGQALKRNPNDAVTYINRGKVYNDRGQYDLAIKDFDKSIKLNPKDANAFLNRGNAYHGKQRLDLAIQDYDHAIRLNKNDSVSFINRGKAYTDKGQYDLAIADFDHAIELNPKDANAYLNRGNAYRAKGEEDRAMRDYDEARKIQHPNDTVASSAVGH from the coding sequence ATGTCCGCTTCCGGCGCCAAGGGCACCGTCAGGCGCGGCTGGGCAGGGCGCATCGCGGTCCTGCCCGTTCTGGGTGTGCTGACCGCCGGCGCGCTGGTGGCCGCGGCGGGGCCCGTGCCCGATTCGGTCATCTTCATCGACCGCGGCAAGACCTACAACGACAGGGGGCAATGGGAAGCGGCCATCCACGAGCTCGACCGCGCCGTCAAGCTCGATCCCTTCTCGTACAACGCCTATCTCAATCGCGGCAATTCGTACCGCGGCAAGGGCGATGCCGAACACGCCATCCAGGACTACGACGAGGCGATCAAGCTCAACCCGCTGGGCGCGCTCGCCTACCTCCACCGTGGCAAGGTCTACAACGACAAGGGCGAGTACGAGCGAGCCATCCAGGATTTCGACTCGGCTATCAGGCTCGACGTGACGGACGCCAACGCCTTCCTCAATCGCGGCAACTCATATCGCGCCCTCGGGGACGACGAGCGCGCACTTCAGGACTACGGCCAGGCGCTCAAGCGCAACCCGAACGACGCCGTGACCTATATCAATCGCGGCAAGGTCTACAACGACAGGGGCCAGTACGATCTCGCCATCAAGGACTTCGACAAATCGATCAAGCTCAACCCGAAGGACGCCAACGCCTTCCTCAATCGCGGCAACGCCTACCACGGCAAGCAGAGGCTGGATCTTGCCATCCAGGACTACGACCACGCGATCAGGCTCAACAAGAACGACTCGGTGTCGTTCATCAACCGCGGCAAGGCCTACACCGACAAAGGCCAGTACGACCTTGCCATCGCAGACTTCGACCACGCGATCGAGCTCAACCCGAAGGACGCCAACGCCTACCTCAACCGCGGCAATGCCTACCGCGCCAAGGGGGAGGAGGATCGTGCCATGCGGGACTATGACGAGGCGCGGAAGATCCAGCATCCGAACGACACGGTTGCCTCGAGCGCCGTTGGACATTAG
- a CDS encoding NAD(P)/FAD-dependent oxidoreductase codes for MRDATTEIETTVAHWLVQFERALSDGGEAAIAALFHADSHWRDVLALSWRIETVSGRNVLARALAAGADRTRPTGFVVDPDRTPPRRVTRAGTEAVEAIFKFETAEGRGSGVVRLTPEAGGGLKGWTLLTALEALKGHEEQVGKARPHGEAYSRDFRGPNWLDLRKQAAAYVDRDPAVLVVGGGQAGLSIAARLAQLQVDTLIVDRWPRIGDNWRKRYHALTLHNQVQVNHLPYMPFPPGWPTYIPKDKLAGWFEAYVESLELNYWAGTEFEGGRYDEREGRWTVTLRRADGTRREMHPRHVVMATGVSGIPNVPDMPTLRNFRGEVLHSSQYDDGEAWKGKRAIVVGTGNSGHDIAQDLCSSGAEVTLVQRSPTLIVNVEPSAQLPYALYDEGPSLEDCDLITVATPLALGRKSHKLFTERAKDMDKALLDGLERIGFRLDFGEDGTGWQFKYLTRGGGYYFNVGCSDLLVEGRIRLIQNSDIDAFVPQGARLRSGETLAADLLVLATGYKGQEVLVRKLFGDEVARRVGPIWGFGDGQELRNMFARTPQPGLWFIAGSLAQCRIYSKYLALQIKACELGWLPRADAASDVLAKRRERRSGRADSPEVATQS; via the coding sequence ATGCGGGACGCAACGACGGAGATCGAGACGACGGTCGCGCATTGGCTCGTGCAGTTCGAGCGTGCTCTGTCGGACGGCGGCGAGGCGGCGATCGCGGCCTTGTTCCACGCCGACAGCCACTGGCGCGATGTCCTGGCCTTGAGCTGGCGGATCGAGACCGTGAGCGGCCGCAACGTACTGGCGCGTGCGCTGGCCGCTGGCGCGGACCGGACGCGGCCGACCGGCTTCGTCGTCGACCCCGACCGCACGCCGCCGCGTCGCGTCACGCGCGCCGGCACCGAGGCGGTCGAGGCGATCTTCAAGTTCGAGACGGCGGAAGGGCGCGGCAGCGGCGTCGTGAGGCTCACGCCCGAGGCCGGCGGCGGACTGAAGGGCTGGACCCTGCTCACGGCCTTGGAGGCGCTGAAGGGTCACGAGGAGCAGGTCGGCAAGGCGCGGCCGCACGGCGAGGCCTATTCGCGCGACTTTCGCGGCCCCAACTGGCTCGACCTCCGCAAGCAAGCCGCCGCCTATGTCGACCGCGATCCCGCGGTGCTGGTGGTCGGCGGCGGCCAGGCCGGCCTGTCGATCGCCGCGCGCCTCGCTCAGCTCCAGGTGGACACGCTGATCGTCGATCGTTGGCCGCGCATCGGCGACAACTGGCGCAAGCGCTACCACGCGCTCACGCTGCACAATCAGGTCCAGGTCAATCACCTGCCCTACATGCCGTTCCCGCCCGGCTGGCCGACCTATATTCCCAAGGACAAGCTCGCCGGCTGGTTCGAGGCCTATGTCGAGAGCCTCGAGCTCAACTACTGGGCGGGCACCGAGTTCGAGGGGGGCCGATATGACGAGCGCGAAGGGCGATGGACCGTCACGCTGCGCCGGGCCGACGGCACGCGGCGCGAGATGCATCCGCGGCATGTCGTCATGGCGACCGGCGTGAGCGGCATCCCGAACGTTCCCGACATGCCGACCCTGCGGAACTTCCGCGGCGAGGTCCTGCATTCGAGCCAGTACGACGACGGCGAGGCGTGGAAAGGCAAGAGGGCGATCGTTGTCGGCACCGGCAACAGCGGCCACGACATCGCGCAGGATCTCTGTTCGAGCGGGGCCGAGGTGACGCTGGTGCAGCGCAGCCCGACCCTGATCGTCAATGTCGAGCCGAGTGCCCAGCTTCCGTATGCGCTCTATGACGAGGGACCATCGCTCGAGGACTGCGACCTGATCACCGTGGCCACGCCGCTGGCGCTGGGCAGGAAGAGCCACAAGCTCTTTACCGAGCGGGCTAAGGACATGGACAAGGCGCTCCTCGACGGGCTGGAGCGTATCGGCTTCCGGCTCGACTTCGGCGAGGACGGAACGGGCTGGCAGTTCAAGTATCTGACACGCGGCGGCGGCTACTATTTCAATGTCGGCTGCTCCGATCTCCTGGTCGAAGGCAGGATACGGCTGATCCAGAACTCGGATATCGACGCCTTCGTGCCCCAAGGGGCGCGGCTGCGCTCCGGCGAAACGCTCGCGGCCGATCTGCTCGTGCTGGCGACCGGCTACAAGGGCCAGGAAGTCCTGGTGCGCAAGCTGTTCGGCGACGAAGTGGCCCGCCGCGTCGGGCCCATCTGGGGCTTCGGCGATGGGCAGGAGCTGCGCAACATGTTTGCGCGCACACCGCAACCAGGCCTGTGGTTCATCGCCGGCAGCCTCGCCCAGTGCCGCATCTACTCCAAGTATCTCGCGCTGCAGATCAAGGCCTGCGAGCTGGGCTGGTTGCCTCGGGCCGACGCTGCCTCCGACGTTCTGGCAAAGCGACGCGAGAGGCGCAGTGGGCGTGCTGATTCTCCGGAGGTCGCAACCCAGTCGTAG
- a CDS encoding tetratricopeptide repeat protein, which yields MPVRASVVPQPTPGHAILRVGDLDAPPEGLTLSIQRQQGPDSHLGEDGWRRTEAWLRPDQVVRVKGMLDFHLGPAICDRLAGIATARLRIKEPDIGVVASTVVAWPAMLTSGAVDPTSKPAVEESPFRFRRPPPTVQPPPAPPFEPEPAEPPRPIPELRAAREPAPPPARSGIVSWLATALALIVVAGAGYYAYTTYFQKNGTQVAVTAPPANTTPAPAPAATPAEAPAKSIRDTVAEYLATKPSAEAMLAKGQEYAAAGNLAGAFLVWRQAAASGNPQAEVEIAEFFDPLAPRPKTGFTPDGARAADWYERAALAGNAEAQRKLGLLYAMGAAGVPADPAKAKSWLQQAADQNDVEARKALEQLSKK from the coding sequence TTGCCGGTCCGTGCCTCCGTCGTGCCGCAGCCGACCCCCGGTCACGCCATCCTGCGCGTGGGCGACCTCGATGCGCCGCCTGAAGGGCTGACGCTCTCGATCCAGCGCCAGCAAGGTCCCGATTCGCACCTCGGCGAGGACGGCTGGCGCCGCACCGAGGCCTGGCTGCGGCCCGACCAGGTCGTGCGCGTGAAGGGCATGCTCGATTTCCATCTCGGGCCCGCCATCTGCGATCGCCTGGCCGGCATCGCGACGGCGCGCCTGCGCATCAAGGAGCCCGACATCGGCGTGGTCGCCTCGACCGTCGTCGCCTGGCCCGCCATGCTGACCTCGGGCGCCGTCGATCCGACGAGCAAGCCGGCGGTCGAGGAGTCGCCGTTCCGCTTCCGCCGTCCGCCGCCCACGGTGCAGCCACCGCCGGCGCCGCCCTTCGAGCCCGAACCGGCGGAGCCGCCGCGGCCGATTCCCGAGCTACGCGCGGCGCGCGAGCCAGCCCCGCCGCCGGCGCGCTCCGGCATCGTGAGCTGGCTTGCGACTGCGCTCGCCCTGATCGTCGTCGCGGGGGCGGGCTATTACGCCTACACGACATACTTCCAGAAGAACGGCACGCAGGTGGCGGTGACAGCGCCGCCCGCGAACACGACGCCTGCGCCCGCTCCCGCGGCGACGCCAGCCGAGGCGCCGGCGAAATCCATCCGCGACACGGTGGCCGAATATCTCGCGACCAAGCCTTCGGCCGAAGCGATGCTGGCGAAAGGCCAGGAGTATGCCGCCGCCGGCAACCTCGCCGGTGCCTTCCTGGTCTGGCGCCAGGCCGCCGCCTCGGGCAATCCGCAGGCGGAAGTCGAGATCGCCGAATTCTTCGATCCGCTGGCGCCGAGGCCCAAGACCGGCTTCACGCCCGACGGCGCCCGCGCCGCCGACTGGTACGAGCGGGCGGCCCTTGCCGGCAACGCCGAGGCGCAACGCAAGCTCGGTCTTCTCTATGCCATGGGCGCCGCCGGCGTGCCGGCCGATCCGGCCAAGGCGAAGAGCTGGCTGCAGCAGGCCGCCGACCAGAACGACGTCGAAGCCAGGAAGGCGCTCGAGCAGCTTTCAAAGAAGTAA
- a CDS encoding SDR family oxidoreductase, whose amino-acid sequence MDVRMDGRVAVITGASTGLGLAMAKEFAASGGSVAMLARKADVLATAKAEVQKAAGKTNGKIETYSCDVAKAEPIAETWKKIVADLGKVDIVVNNAGISHAKPFDTVTDADWQGDLDLKLFAAIRTIRLALPGMRERKWGRILNVLNIGAKAPNANSTPTSVSRAAGLALTKALSQENAKHNVLVNAMLVGLIDSDQWVRRHKTAAGEGKSYEQFLDGMAKGRIPLGRMGRAEEFARLACFLCSDAGSYVTGVAINVDGGMSPVV is encoded by the coding sequence ATGGACGTACGCATGGACGGCCGGGTGGCCGTGATCACGGGCGCCAGCACGGGACTCGGTCTTGCGATGGCCAAGGAATTCGCGGCCTCGGGCGGCTCGGTGGCGATGCTGGCGCGCAAGGCCGACGTGCTGGCGACCGCCAAGGCCGAGGTGCAGAAGGCGGCCGGCAAGACCAACGGCAAGATCGAGACCTATTCCTGCGACGTCGCCAAGGCGGAGCCGATCGCGGAAACATGGAAGAAGATCGTTGCCGACCTCGGCAAGGTCGACATCGTCGTGAACAATGCCGGCATAAGCCACGCCAAGCCGTTCGACACGGTAACGGACGCCGATTGGCAAGGCGATCTCGACCTCAAGCTCTTTGCCGCGATCCGCACCATTCGTCTCGCCCTGCCCGGCATGCGCGAGCGCAAATGGGGACGCATCCTGAACGTGCTCAATATCGGCGCCAAGGCGCCCAACGCCAATTCGACCCCGACCAGCGTCAGCCGCGCCGCCGGGCTCGCGCTCACCAAGGCGCTGTCGCAGGAGAACGCCAAGCACAACGTCCTCGTCAATGCCATGCTGGTCGGCCTGATCGACAGCGACCAGTGGGTGCGGCGCCACAAGACGGCCGCCGGCGAGGGCAAGAGCTACGAGCAGTTCCTCGACGGTATGGCCAAAGGCCGCATTCCGCTCGGCCGCATGGGCAGAGCCGAGGAGTTCGCGCGGCTTGCCTGCTTCCTCTGCTCCGATGCCGGGTCCTACGTGACGGGCGTCGCCATCAACGTCGATGGCGGCATGAGCCCGGTGGTGTAG
- a CDS encoding DUF4168 domain-containing protein, translated as MRSTIGFCAALTCLVAGFWFVPAAHAQDRAAPPSATTPGPTAAPANISDKKIDATAAAVKRVAAVSQSYRDKIAKAPAGDKQRLVDEANTAMKKAVTDQGLSVEEYTTIVDVAQKDPVVRDKLLRRLQ; from the coding sequence ATGCGATCCACGATTGGATTTTGCGCTGCCCTGACATGTCTTGTCGCCGGCTTCTGGTTTGTGCCGGCAGCCCACGCGCAGGACCGGGCCGCGCCGCCTTCGGCGACGACGCCCGGGCCGACAGCGGCGCCTGCGAACATTTCCGACAAGAAGATCGACGCCACGGCCGCCGCCGTCAAACGCGTTGCGGCCGTGAGCCAGAGCTACCGGGACAAGATCGCCAAGGCGCCGGCCGGCGACAAGCAGCGTCTCGTCGACGAGGCCAACACGGCGATGAAGAAGGCCGTCACGGACCAAGGTCTTTCGGTCGAGGAATACACGACCATCGTGGACGTGGCCCAGAAGGATCCGGTCGTGCGCGACAAGCTGCTGAGACGGCTGCAGTAA
- a CDS encoding virulence factor SrfC family protein produces MDTVDLKLAQDCEALAVAASEGVGWLKGAAAQSPTVAQQAPSLISELQKVRNQSRKLARAARRRMCVGVFGPSQAGKSYLVSILASRDGHPLQARFADRTYDFLREINPPGNRESTGLVTRFGLGLSDVAPDFPVRVRLLTQTDIVKILGNSFLLDFDHQKAAFERPDGTAIRKRLAELRGKVMPAPPGDLDADDVLDLIEYFDTFFAGVTSELRTEYWREAIELAPRLSGRDRAKLWSVLWYDFQPFTELYLTLYEGLEKLAFAPEALLGMDALIPREKSIIDVLTLDRLGADAGDTLLVRPKQADRAVSEDARLPRSLVCALTAELNVAINEKPWDFFDHTDLLDFPGARSRLKLANLQDVAKAKGVAEGANPLRELLLRGKVAYLFQRYSAERELSAMLLCIPDGNQEVRDLSDMMAAWIDQTIGATPAERAKQRNALFLVLTKMDREFEQKAGETEESRRLRWSARLNNSLVNNFRGEWPTNWNGRPFDHTFWLRNPTVLDERLMDYRDGREVGVAEAFAQRAIELRRHFVENFDVQRHFMNPAQAWDEAFKANDGGVSYLVKNLIPVCDPAIKRSQVRGQLEVQVRRLVDRLAGFHSASDGDARAKKRELVHTVLRGLASCIQQQLFGELIAALQVADNALRDIYFRISTAQSTEAPDGRNGRQANQVTQSTGATVDLGAIFADVFGEEEGRAAPPAGVLEDRAERFAHEAAEYWLENMRRIGADDKVLSHFGVDRQHLGWLIDELVVGAHRLKLIDQLSLDVRALENAANAKWEDIAERQVRTAASALNGYVSALGFDRLPLEQRPGLPPNSPTRRVFQSPPPPVDGPVLSEDPAAIYADYCKDWMRAFLQLAMDNVGYEGGREITAEQNERLGAILRAVPA; encoded by the coding sequence ATGGATACTGTCGATCTCAAGCTGGCTCAGGACTGCGAGGCGCTGGCCGTTGCCGCGAGCGAGGGCGTCGGCTGGCTGAAGGGCGCCGCCGCCCAGTCGCCGACCGTGGCGCAGCAGGCGCCGTCGCTGATCAGCGAGCTGCAGAAGGTTCGCAACCAGAGCCGCAAGCTCGCCCGCGCCGCGCGCCGGCGCATGTGCGTCGGCGTGTTCGGACCGAGCCAGGCCGGCAAATCCTACCTGGTATCGATCCTGGCCAGCCGCGACGGCCACCCCCTGCAGGCGCGCTTCGCCGACAGGACCTACGACTTCCTGCGCGAGATCAATCCGCCGGGCAATCGCGAGTCGACGGGCCTGGTGACCCGCTTCGGTCTGGGGCTGAGCGACGTCGCGCCCGACTTCCCGGTGCGGGTGCGGCTGCTCACCCAGACCGACATCGTCAAGATCCTGGGCAACTCCTTCCTGCTCGACTTCGATCACCAGAAGGCGGCCTTCGAGCGCCCCGACGGTACGGCGATCCGCAAGCGGCTCGCGGAGCTGCGCGGCAAGGTGATGCCGGCGCCGCCCGGCGATCTCGATGCCGACGATGTCCTCGACCTGATCGAGTATTTCGACACCTTCTTCGCCGGCGTCACGTCGGAGCTGCGCACGGAGTACTGGCGCGAGGCGATCGAGCTCGCACCGCGCCTCTCCGGACGCGACCGCGCCAAGCTCTGGTCGGTGCTGTGGTACGACTTCCAGCCCTTCACAGAGCTCTATCTCACCCTCTACGAGGGACTCGAGAAGCTCGCTTTTGCGCCGGAAGCGCTGCTCGGCATGGATGCGCTGATCCCGCGCGAGAAGAGCATCATCGATGTCCTCACGCTCGATCGCCTCGGCGCCGACGCCGGCGATACGCTGCTGGTGCGCCCCAAGCAGGCCGATCGCGCGGTTTCCGAGGATGCGCGCCTGCCGCGCTCGCTGGTCTGTGCGCTCACGGCCGAGCTCAATGTCGCGATCAACGAGAAGCCCTGGGACTTCTTCGATCACACCGACCTGCTCGATTTCCCCGGGGCGCGGTCGCGCCTGAAGCTCGCCAACCTGCAGGATGTCGCCAAGGCCAAGGGCGTGGCGGAAGGCGCCAACCCGCTGCGCGAGCTCCTGCTGCGCGGCAAGGTCGCCTATCTTTTCCAGCGCTATTCGGCCGAGCGCGAGCTGTCGGCCATGCTGCTCTGCATTCCCGACGGCAACCAGGAGGTCCGCGACCTGTCGGACATGATGGCGGCGTGGATCGACCAGACGATCGGCGCCACGCCGGCCGAGCGCGCCAAGCAGAGGAACGCGCTGTTCCTGGTGCTGACCAAGATGGACCGCGAGTTCGAGCAGAAAGCCGGCGAGACCGAGGAGTCGCGCCGACTGCGCTGGAGCGCGCGGCTGAACAACTCGCTGGTCAACAATTTCCGCGGCGAATGGCCCACCAACTGGAACGGACGACCGTTCGACCACACCTTCTGGCTGCGCAATCCGACCGTCCTCGACGAGCGCCTGATGGACTATCGCGACGGTCGCGAGGTGGGTGTCGCCGAGGCCTTCGCCCAGCGCGCCATCGAGCTGCGCCGTCACTTCGTCGAGAACTTCGACGTGCAGCGTCATTTCATGAATCCGGCACAGGCCTGGGACGAGGCGTTCAAGGCCAACGACGGCGGCGTCTCCTACCTGGTGAAGAATCTCATCCCGGTCTGCGATCCGGCGATCAAGCGGTCGCAAGTGCGCGGCCAGCTCGAGGTGCAGGTCCGCCGGCTGGTCGATCGTCTCGCCGGCTTCCACAGCGCTTCCGACGGCGACGCCCGGGCGAAGAAGCGCGAGCTGGTCCACACCGTGCTGCGCGGCCTTGCAAGCTGCATCCAGCAGCAGCTTTTCGGCGAGCTGATCGCCGCCCTGCAGGTGGCCGACAACGCCCTGCGCGACATCTATTTCCGCATCTCGACGGCGCAATCGACCGAGGCGCCGGACGGCCGCAACGGCCGCCAGGCCAATCAGGTGACGCAGTCGACCGGAGCCACGGTCGATCTCGGCGCGATCTTCGCCGATGTGTTCGGCGAGGAGGAAGGCCGCGCCGCCCCGCCTGCTGGCGTTCTCGAGGACCGCGCCGAACGCTTCGCGCACGAGGCCGCCGAGTACTGGCTCGAGAACATGCGGCGCATCGGGGCCGACGACAAGGTGCTGTCGCATTTCGGCGTCGATCGTCAGCACCTCGGCTGGCTGATCGACGAGCTCGTGGTCGGCGCGCACCGGCTCAAGCTCATCGACCAGCTCTCGCTCGACGTGCGTGCGCTCGAGAACGCGGCCAACGCCAAGTGGGAGGACATCGCCGAGCGCCAGGTGCGCACCGCCGCATCGGCGCTGAACGGCTATGTAAGCGCGCTCGGCTTCGACCGCCTGCCGCTCGAGCAGCGCCCTGGCCTGCCGCCCAATTCGCCGACGCGCCGTGTGTTCCAGAGCCCGCCGCCGCCGGTCGACGGTCCGGTGCTGAGCGAGGATCCGGCGGCAATCTATGCCGACTACTGCAAGGACTGGATGCGCGCCTTCCTTCAGCTCGCCATGGACAATGTGGGCTACGAGGGCGGCCGCGAGATCACGGCCGAGCAGAACGAGCGCCTAGGCGCGATCCTGCGCGCCGTGCCGGCGTAA
- a CDS encoding acetyl-CoA acetyltransferase: MTACIVGWSHGKFGKLDGETSESLIVKAASEAIAHAGIEPRDIDVIYVGNMNGGFVRQEFHSSLALQTHPDLRFKPSTRVENACATGSAAIHMGLNTLAAKKARFVLVVGVEKMTELNSAQAGDVLIKASYVAEEATIEAGFAGIFGKITSAYFQRYGDKSDALAKIAVKAHRNGARNPYAHFQKEFTYDFCRNPSDKNPFVAGPLKRTDCSPVTDGAAAVVLADVSTALAMKQAIAFRAAEHVNDFLPMSRRDIIKFEGPQLAWQRALAAARLDLLDLSFVESHDCFTSAELIEYEAMGLTAPGEGERAIHEGWVERDGKLPVNVSGGLKAKGHPVGATGVSMHVMTAMQLSGSAPDGLQLPEAKLGGVFNMGGAAVANYVSILEPLR; this comes from the coding sequence ATGACGGCCTGCATCGTCGGTTGGTCCCACGGAAAGTTCGGCAAGCTCGACGGCGAGACGAGCGAATCGCTGATCGTGAAGGCGGCCAGCGAGGCGATCGCTCATGCCGGCATTGAGCCCCGGGACATCGACGTGATCTATGTCGGCAACATGAACGGCGGCTTCGTGCGCCAGGAGTTCCATTCCTCCCTCGCCCTGCAGACCCATCCCGACCTGCGCTTCAAGCCGTCGACCCGCGTGGAGAATGCCTGCGCCACCGGCTCGGCCGCGATCCATATGGGCCTCAACACGCTGGCGGCCAAGAAGGCGCGCTTCGTGCTGGTGGTGGGCGTCGAGAAGATGACCGAGCTCAACTCGGCGCAGGCGGGCGACGTCCTGATCAAGGCCTCCTATGTTGCCGAGGAGGCGACTATCGAGGCGGGCTTTGCCGGCATCTTCGGCAAGATCACCTCGGCCTATTTCCAGCGCTACGGCGACAAGTCCGATGCGCTCGCCAAGATCGCCGTCAAGGCACACAGGAACGGCGCCCGAAATCCCTACGCGCATTTCCAGAAGGAGTTCACCTACGACTTCTGCCGCAATCCCTCCGACAAGAATCCCTTCGTCGCCGGTCCGCTGAAGCGCACCGACTGCTCGCCCGTGACCGATGGCGCCGCCGCGGTCGTGCTCGCCGACGTGTCGACCGCGCTCGCCATGAAGCAGGCGATCGCCTTCCGCGCCGCCGAGCACGTGAACGACTTCCTGCCGATGAGCCGGCGCGACATCATCAAGTTCGAGGGCCCGCAGCTTGCCTGGCAACGTGCACTCGCCGCCGCCAGGCTCGACCTGCTCGACCTTTCCTTCGTCGAGAGCCATGACTGCTTCACCTCCGCCGAGCTGATCGAGTACGAGGCGATGGGCCTCACGGCGCCAGGCGAAGGCGAGCGGGCCATCCATGAAGGCTGGGTCGAGCGCGACGGCAAGCTGCCGGTCAATGTCTCGGGCGGGCTCAAGGCCAAGGGCCATCCCGTCGGCGCCACCGGCGTCTCGATGCACGTGATGACGGCGATGCAGCTTTCCGGCTCGGCGCCTGACGGCCTGCAGCTCCCCGAGGCGAAGCTCGGCGGCGTGTTCAACATGGGCGGCGCCGCCGTCGCGAACTATGTGAGCATCCTTGAGCCGCTGCGCTGA